In Afipia sp. GAS231, a single window of DNA contains:
- a CDS encoding ABC transporter ATP-binding protein: MIETVDTARPAPAVATAPAPLLSVRNIEVVYDDVILVLRGLSLDVPKGAIVALLGANGAGKSTTLKAISGLLKTEDGEVTRGEIVFDGERINGIDPDKIVRRGIFQVMEGRRIISDMTSLENLRLGAFTRSDNEVGDDIDMVFKYFPRLKERTGLAGYLSGGEQQMLAIGRALMARPKMILMDEPSMGLSPLLVKEVFAIIKEINRDLGVTILLVEQNARAALSVASHGYIMEQGKVVLDGSADELRDNEDVKEFYLGGAGDQRKSFKNLKSFKRRKRWL; this comes from the coding sequence ATGATTGAAACCGTCGATACCGCCCGCCCGGCGCCAGCCGTCGCCACCGCCCCCGCGCCGCTGCTCAGCGTGCGCAACATCGAGGTGGTGTATGACGACGTCATTCTGGTGCTGCGCGGGCTGAGCCTCGACGTGCCCAAGGGCGCGATCGTGGCGCTGCTGGGCGCCAACGGCGCCGGCAAGTCGACGACGCTGAAGGCGATCTCGGGCCTGCTCAAGACCGAGGACGGCGAAGTCACCCGCGGTGAAATCGTGTTCGATGGCGAGCGCATCAACGGCATCGATCCCGACAAGATCGTCCGCCGCGGCATCTTCCAGGTGATGGAAGGCCGCCGCATCATCTCCGACATGACGTCGCTGGAAAACCTGCGGCTCGGCGCCTTTACCCGCAGCGACAATGAGGTCGGCGACGACATCGACATGGTCTTCAAGTATTTCCCGCGCCTGAAGGAACGCACCGGCCTCGCCGGCTATCTCTCCGGCGGCGAACAGCAGATGCTGGCGATCGGCCGCGCGCTGATGGCGCGCCCCAAGATGATCCTGATGGACGAGCCGTCGATGGGGCTGTCGCCGCTGCTGGTCAAGGAAGTGTTCGCCATCATCAAGGAGATCAACCGCGACCTCGGGGTCACCATCCTGCTGGTGGAGCAGAACGCGCGCGCCGCACTTTCGGTCGCCAGCCACGGCTACATCATGGAACAGGGCAAGGTGGTGCTCGACGGCTCGGCCGACGAACTGCGCGACAACGAGGACGTCAAGGAGTTCTACCTCGGCGGCGCCGGCGACCAGCGCAAGAGTTTTAAAAACCTGAAGAGCTTCAAACGGCGGAAGCGGTGGCTGTGA
- a CDS encoding phenylacetate--CoA ligase family protein, with the protein MTDHYDALETREPAKREAELFAKLPDILRKAMAASAYAERLKGIDPASVTDWAALARLPVLRKSELPALHKASPPFGGFVAGPLGSFGRLFTSPGPIFEPESAHADPWRGARALFAAGFRPGDVVLNTFSYHLTPGGFIFDASARALGCAVIPAGPGNTEQQFELIEAYRPVCYSGTPDFLKILLDAAGGRDVSSIKRALVSGAAFPKSLQDEVKARGVDAYQAFGTADLGMIAFETPARDGMTVNEDLIMEIVKPGTGDPVVPGDVGEIVVTSLDPQHPWIRLALGDLTAALPGVSPCGRTNMRIKGWMGRADQTTKVKGMFVRPEQIAEIGKRHPELGRLRLVVTRSGEADLMTLKAETASPAEALQSELSATLRAVTKLGGNVELVAAASLPNDGKVISDER; encoded by the coding sequence ATGACCGACCACTACGACGCCCTCGAAACGCGCGAGCCGGCCAAGCGCGAGGCGGAGCTGTTCGCCAAGCTCCCGGATATTCTCCGCAAGGCCATGGCGGCGTCCGCCTATGCCGAGCGCCTGAAGGGCATCGATCCCGCTTCCGTGACCGACTGGGCCGCGCTGGCGCGGCTGCCGGTGCTGCGCAAGTCGGAACTGCCTGCCCTGCACAAGGCATCACCTCCTTTTGGCGGCTTCGTGGCGGGGCCGCTGGGCTCGTTCGGGCGCCTGTTCACTTCGCCGGGCCCGATCTTCGAGCCCGAGTCCGCCCACGCTGATCCCTGGCGGGGCGCGCGGGCGCTGTTTGCTGCCGGCTTCCGGCCCGGCGACGTGGTGCTGAACACCTTCAGCTATCATCTGACGCCCGGCGGCTTCATTTTCGACGCCTCGGCGCGGGCGCTGGGCTGCGCGGTGATCCCGGCCGGTCCCGGTAATACCGAGCAGCAGTTCGAGCTGATCGAGGCCTACCGCCCGGTCTGCTATAGCGGCACGCCGGATTTTTTGAAGATCCTGCTCGATGCCGCCGGCGGGCGCGACGTGTCATCGATCAAGCGCGCGCTGGTCTCAGGTGCAGCATTTCCGAAATCACTGCAGGACGAGGTCAAGGCGCGCGGCGTCGATGCCTATCAGGCGTTCGGCACCGCCGACCTCGGCATGATTGCTTTTGAGACCCCGGCGCGCGACGGCATGACCGTCAACGAGGATCTGATCATGGAGATCGTCAAGCCCGGCACCGGCGATCCCGTCGTGCCCGGCGACGTCGGCGAGATCGTCGTCACCTCGCTCGATCCGCAGCATCCCTGGATCAGGCTTGCGCTTGGCGACCTCACCGCGGCGCTGCCAGGCGTCAGCCCGTGCGGGCGCACCAACATGCGCATCAAAGGCTGGATGGGACGCGCCGACCAGACCACCAAGGTCAAGGGCATGTTCGTGCGGCCGGAGCAAATTGCCGAGATCGGCAAACGCCATCCCGAACTCGGACGGCTGCGACTCGTCGTCACGCGCTCCGGCGAAGCCGACCTGATGACGCTGAAAGCGGAAACGGCCTCTCCGGCCGAAGCCCTTCAGAGCGAACTATCGGCGACATTACGTGCGGTGACCAAGCTCGGCGGCAATGTCGAACTGGTCGCGGCCGCCTCACTGCCGAACGACGGCAAGGTGATATCCGACGAGCGGTAG
- a CDS encoding NF038122 family metalloprotease, with amino-acid sequence MKSNFLLGLQDTSDGFFNAGWAPPDYTNFLPSTTLGTPLAPTPPLVSEAVQSSGAQAGATTSVAVTTGGITFNLLFDAAAMAAPASFRAGIEQAAALITASITDKITVNIKIDYSGTGGGAAAGPDNGVYESYSSVKAALVNNATSGDTTFNALLSGTTIQGQSNVAVWNAQLKLWGVIGANDTTTDDGSATFATDINPNLLVGVALHELTHALGRVPYGQPQSSSPDIFDLFRFTGAGTRLISGGSTAPAAYFSVDGGNTKIADYGQNSDPSDFLNSGVQGSTDPFNEYYGSGTIQQLSAIDLKQMDALGFHISSGTSAPVVNHAPVLTITLANVAATAGQSIAASSLFSATDADGDPLTYYLYDNTPDASSGHFVVNGAVVSAETPYGVTAAQLAQTTFVAGTSGVSDDLLVIAYDGKAYSNGGNYSEFHVNVAANHAPLLTVASANVAATAGQSIAASSLFSATDADGDPLTYYLYDNTPDASSGHFVVNGAVVSAETPYGVTAAQLAQTTFVAGTSGVSDDLLVIAYDGKAYSNGGNYSEFHVNVAANHAPLLTVASANVAATAGQSIAASSLFSATDADGDPLTYYLYDNTPDASSGHFVVNGAVVSAETPYGVTAAQLAQTTFVAGTSGVSDDLLVIAYDGKAYSNGGNYSEFHVNVAANHAPLLTATSPNISVTEGHSIAATSLFSATDLDGDTLSFYLYDSNTSPNSGHFVVNGTTIPDGTNYMVTAAQLAQTSFVAGTAGTTDNIVLTAFDGTAFSNHPTLNITATPNHAPVLTVPSTNVAATQGQSIAASSLFSATDADGDSLIYYLLDNTSAANSGHFVVNGIVQSAGAVHMLTAAQVAQTTFVAGAQGSNDDLFVIAYDGKALSGHDYTEFHIFV; translated from the coding sequence ATGAAGTCTAATTTCCTCCTCGGTCTGCAAGATACGTCTGACGGCTTTTTTAATGCTGGCTGGGCCCCCCCTGACTATACGAATTTCCTTCCCTCCACCACGCTTGGCACACCGTTAGCGCCGACGCCGCCATTGGTCAGCGAAGCTGTCCAATCCTCAGGCGCGCAAGCCGGAGCTACTACCTCGGTCGCCGTGACAACGGGGGGCATTACGTTCAATCTTTTATTCGACGCCGCGGCTATGGCCGCTCCGGCAAGCTTCCGCGCGGGCATCGAGCAGGCGGCGGCCTTGATTACCGCTTCGATCACCGACAAGATCACCGTAAACATCAAGATTGATTATAGCGGCACCGGTGGCGGCGCGGCCGCTGGCCCAGATAATGGCGTCTACGAAAGTTATTCTTCTGTCAAAGCCGCCTTGGTCAATAACGCGACTTCTGGAGATACGACCTTCAACGCGTTGCTCAGTGGCACAACGATCCAGGGACAGTCCAACGTCGCGGTCTGGAATGCACAGCTAAAGCTTTGGGGGGTGATCGGAGCCAACGACACCACCACCGACGACGGCAGCGCTACCTTCGCGACCGATATCAATCCGAACCTGCTGGTCGGCGTCGCCCTTCATGAACTAACACACGCGCTGGGCCGCGTCCCATATGGTCAGCCCCAAAGTTCTTCACCAGATATTTTCGACCTCTTTCGTTTTACCGGCGCCGGGACGCGACTGATTTCGGGCGGATCCACAGCTCCTGCCGCTTATTTCTCCGTCGATGGCGGCAATACAAAGATCGCCGACTACGGTCAGAATTCCGATCCCAGCGACTTCCTCAATAGCGGCGTGCAGGGATCAACCGATCCCTTCAATGAATATTACGGGTCTGGCACCATTCAACAACTTTCCGCGATTGACCTCAAGCAGATGGATGCGCTCGGCTTTCACATATCGTCCGGCACTTCGGCGCCCGTCGTCAATCATGCCCCCGTACTGACGATAACATTGGCCAATGTGGCTGCAACGGCCGGACAATCCATCGCGGCCTCAAGCCTGTTCAGCGCGACCGACGCCGACGGCGACCCCCTGACCTATTACCTCTATGACAACACCCCTGACGCCAGCAGCGGCCACTTCGTCGTCAATGGCGCTGTTGTGTCGGCAGAAACGCCTTACGGGGTCACCGCTGCCCAACTGGCGCAGACCACGTTCGTCGCCGGAACTTCTGGCGTCTCCGACGATCTTCTCGTGATCGCCTACGACGGCAAGGCCTACTCCAACGGAGGCAACTACAGCGAATTTCACGTCAACGTTGCAGCAAACCACGCACCGCTGTTGACTGTGGCGTCGGCCAATGTGGCTGCAACGGCCGGACAATCCATCGCGGCCTCAAGCCTGTTCAGCGCGACCGACGCCGACGGCGACCCCCTGACCTATTACCTCTATGACAACACCCCTGACGCCAGCAGCGGCCACTTCGTCGTCAATGGCGCTGTTGTGTCGGCAGAAACGCCTTACGGGGTCACCGCCGCCCAACTGGCGCAGACCACGTTCGTCGCCGGAACTTCTGGCGTCTCCGACGATCTTCTCGTGATCGCCTACGACGGCAAGGCCTACTCCAACGGAGGCAACTACAGCGAATTTCACGTCAACGTTGCAGCAAACCACGCACCGCTGTTGACTGTGGCGTCGGCCAATGTGGCTGCAACGGCCGGACAATCCATCGCGGCCTCAAGCCTGTTCAGCGCGACCGACGCCGACGGCGACCCCCTGACCTATTACCTCTATGACAACACCCCTGACGCCAGCAGCGGCCACTTCGTCGTCAATGGCGCTGTTGTGTCGGCAGAAACGCCTTACGGGGTCACCGCTGCCCAACTGGCGCAGACCACGTTCGTCGCCGGAACTTCTGGCGTCTCCGACGATCTTCTCGTGATCGCCTACGACGGCAAGGCCTACTCCAACGGAGGCAACTACAGCGAATTTCACGTCAACGTCGCAGCAAACCACGCACCGCTGTTGACTGCCACATCGCCGAATATCTCCGTGACCGAGGGGCATTCGATCGCCGCAACCAGCCTGTTCAGCGCGACCGACCTCGACGGCGATACGCTGTCCTTTTATCTCTATGACAGTAACACGAGTCCGAACAGCGGCCACTTCGTAGTGAACGGAACGACGATTCCGGACGGCACCAATTACATGGTGACCGCCGCACAACTCGCGCAGACCTCTTTCGTAGCAGGCACCGCAGGTACGACAGATAACATCGTCCTAACAGCCTTCGATGGAACGGCTTTCTCCAACCATCCAACTCTCAACATAACTGCGACGCCGAACCATGCCCCGGTGCTGACCGTACCCTCGACCAATGTCGCTGCAACCCAGGGACAGTCCATTGCAGCATCCAGCCTGTTCAGCGCGACCGACGCCGACGGCGACTCGCTAATCTATTACCTTCTTGACAACACCTCCGCGGCGAACAGCGGTCACTTCGTAGTCAACGGAATCGTGCAGTCCGCCGGAGCGGTACATATGCTGACCGCCGCGCAGGTCGCGCAGACCACGTTTGTCGCAGGGGCTCAAGGCAGCAACGACGATCTTTTCGTAATCGCCTACGACGGCAAGGCCCTCTCGGGCCACGACTACACTGAATTCCACATCTTTGTGTGA
- a CDS encoding ABC transporter substrate-binding protein: MTMKSLLSTVSLALLIGGASATAQAQIAIGHLQDLSGGTADVGTPYGQGVADTFAWVNKNGGVGGKPLNVDSNDYGYQVPRAIALYKKWSAPDAKVAAIMGWGTADTEALTGFLAQDKIPDISGSYAAALTDPEGTSGKAKPAPYNFFYGPSYSDALRAELTWAAEDWKAKGKPGKPKFVHMGANHPYPNAPKAAGEVLATELGFEVLPPLVFALSPGDYSAQCLSLKSAGANYAYLGNTAASNISVMKACKTAGVDVQFLSNVWGMDENAAKTAGDAADGVIFPLRTAVAWGGNAPGMKTVIEISKMSDPSGKVYRPVHYIAGVCSALYLKEALDWAAKNGGATGENVAKGFYQKKDWVPAGMEGVCNPSTWTEKDHRPTTKVDLYRSKVSGATDGDINDVMAKGTIKLEKVKTVELPRKPEWFGW, translated from the coding sequence ATGACGATGAAATCCCTTTTGAGCACCGTTTCACTGGCGCTGCTGATCGGCGGCGCTTCCGCAACCGCTCAGGCGCAAATTGCGATCGGCCATCTGCAGGATCTGTCGGGCGGCACCGCCGACGTCGGCACCCCCTACGGCCAGGGCGTCGCGGACACCTTCGCTTGGGTCAACAAGAACGGCGGCGTCGGCGGCAAGCCGCTCAATGTCGACAGCAACGACTACGGCTACCAGGTGCCGCGCGCGATCGCGCTCTACAAGAAATGGTCGGCACCCGATGCCAAGGTCGCCGCGATCATGGGCTGGGGCACCGCGGATACCGAGGCGCTCACCGGCTTCCTCGCGCAGGACAAGATCCCCGACATCTCCGGCTCCTACGCCGCCGCACTGACCGATCCGGAAGGCACCAGCGGCAAGGCCAAGCCGGCGCCGTATAATTTCTTCTACGGCCCGAGCTATTCAGATGCGCTCCGTGCCGAATTGACCTGGGCGGCCGAGGACTGGAAGGCCAAGGGCAAGCCCGGCAAGCCGAAGTTCGTCCACATGGGCGCCAACCACCCCTACCCGAACGCCCCGAAGGCCGCCGGCGAGGTGCTCGCCACCGAACTCGGCTTCGAGGTGCTGCCGCCGCTGGTGTTCGCGCTTTCGCCGGGCGACTACAGCGCGCAGTGCCTCAGCCTGAAGAGCGCCGGCGCCAATTACGCTTATTTGGGCAATACCGCCGCCTCCAATATCTCCGTGATGAAGGCCTGCAAAACCGCTGGCGTCGACGTTCAGTTCCTCAGCAACGTCTGGGGTATGGACGAGAATGCCGCCAAGACCGCGGGCGATGCGGCCGACGGCGTCATCTTCCCGCTGCGGACCGCCGTAGCGTGGGGCGGCAATGCGCCGGGCATGAAGACCGTGATCGAAATCTCGAAAATGTCCGACCCCTCAGGCAAGGTCTATCGTCCCGTGCACTACATCGCCGGCGTCTGCAGCGCGCTGTATCTGAAGGAAGCGCTCGACTGGGCCGCCAAGAACGGCGGCGCCACCGGCGAGAACGTCGCCAAGGGCTTCTACCAGAAGAAGGATTGGGTGCCGGCCGGCATGGAGGGGGTCTGCAATCCCTCGACCTGGACCGAAAAGGATCACCGCCCGACCACGAAGGTCGATCTGTATCGCTCGAAAGTATCGGGCGCGACCGATGGCGACATCAACGACGTCATGGCCAAGGGCACCATCAAGCTCGAGAAGGTCAAGACCGTCGAACTGCCGCGCAAGCCGGAATGGTTTGGCTGGTAA
- a CDS encoding AGE family epimerase/isomerase produces the protein MADAQTAAAEDSVDVIARLKGRMIDHALPLWSGEGWDPKTGGFIDRLTPDGRADVAAPRRILVQARQIYCFAKAAQMGWYSQGREVALKGLDYLLTKAKSPDGKPGFVHVLTPEGAVLKPLRDTYDHAFVLLALATVYALDRDAQVRAEIDALCYFLDTQLRSPNGGFHEGLPASMPRRQNPQMHLFEAMIAVFDATHEPVFQNRAGDFFALFLANLYDKQKQLLGEYFEEDWSRIEPVSIEPGHQAEWAWLLKGFERITGCPTARFRGELLASALRYRDEATGCLVDEGDTAGNVKRHTRRLWPQTEIAKAWIAQAEAGEAGAADEALMALVRLERHYLCHPVAGGWYDQFDRDGNSLVATIPASSFYHVLCAVTEAEQVLG, from the coding sequence ATGGCTGATGCACAAACTGCTGCGGCGGAGGATTCGGTCGACGTCATCGCGCGGCTGAAGGGCCGCATGATCGACCATGCATTGCCGCTGTGGTCTGGCGAAGGCTGGGATCCGAAGACGGGCGGCTTTATCGACCGGCTCACGCCGGACGGACGTGCCGACGTCGCAGCGCCACGCCGTATTCTGGTGCAGGCCCGGCAGATCTACTGTTTCGCCAAGGCCGCACAGATGGGCTGGTATTCGCAAGGCCGCGAGGTGGCGCTGAAGGGGCTGGATTACCTGTTGACCAAGGCCAAAAGCCCCGACGGCAAGCCCGGCTTCGTCCATGTCCTGACGCCTGAAGGCGCCGTGCTCAAGCCGTTGCGCGATACCTATGACCACGCCTTCGTGCTGCTGGCGCTTGCGACGGTCTACGCGCTGGATCGCGACGCGCAGGTTCGCGCCGAGATCGACGCGCTCTGTTATTTCCTGGATACCCAGCTGCGCTCGCCGAACGGCGGCTTTCACGAAGGCTTGCCGGCGTCGATGCCGCGGCGGCAGAATCCGCAGATGCATCTGTTCGAGGCGATGATCGCGGTGTTCGACGCGACCCACGAGCCGGTGTTCCAGAACCGCGCCGGTGATTTCTTCGCGCTGTTTCTCGCCAACCTCTACGACAAGCAGAAGCAACTGCTCGGCGAATATTTTGAAGAGGACTGGTCGAGGATCGAGCCTGTCAGCATCGAGCCCGGACATCAGGCGGAATGGGCCTGGCTGCTGAAAGGATTCGAGCGCATCACAGGCTGTCCGACCGCACGTTTTCGCGGCGAGCTCTTGGCGTCGGCGCTGCGCTACCGTGACGAGGCGACGGGCTGTCTGGTCGACGAGGGCGACACCGCCGGCAACGTCAAGCGTCATACGCGACGGCTGTGGCCGCAGACCGAAATTGCCAAAGCGTGGATCGCGCAAGCGGAGGCAGGTGAGGCCGGTGCCGCCGACGAGGCGCTGATGGCGCTGGTGCGGCTGGAGCGGCATTACCTCTGCCATCCCGTGGCCGGCGGCTGGTACGATCAATTCGACCGCGACGGCAACTCGCTGGTCGCCACGATTCCCGCGTCGTCGTTCTATCACGTGCTCTGCGCGGTGACGGAGGCAGAGCAGGTGCTCGGGTAA
- a CDS encoding GDP-L-fucose synthase produces the protein MARIPFDLAGKTVYVAGHRGMVGSALVRRLERENVELLSAKRTEVDLRDQSAVNRWFADNRPQVVFLAAAKVGGIAANNTLRGEFIYDNLIVATNVIHAAHVHGTEKLMFLGSSCIYPKHAPQPLSEDRLLTGPLEPTNEPYAIAKIAGLKLAEAYRSQYGSDFVCVMPTNLYGQGDNYHPEYSHVVAALIRRFHDAKTSGASNVVVWGTGTPRREFLFVDDLADACIHLMKIYSSHELVNIGTGEDITIAEFARVVAAAVGYIGDISFDSSRPDGTPRKLLDVSRLAKLGWRAQTTLEDGIKRAYRAFLLESK, from the coding sequence ATGGCAAGAATACCGTTTGATCTGGCCGGTAAGACTGTCTACGTCGCTGGCCATCGGGGCATGGTCGGATCCGCGCTCGTGCGACGGCTGGAGCGGGAGAATGTCGAGTTGTTGTCGGCAAAACGAACCGAAGTCGATCTGCGTGATCAATCGGCAGTAAATCGCTGGTTCGCTGATAATCGCCCGCAGGTGGTTTTCCTGGCGGCGGCCAAGGTCGGCGGGATAGCCGCAAACAACACGCTCCGTGGCGAGTTCATTTACGACAATCTGATCGTGGCGACCAATGTCATCCATGCAGCCCATGTCCATGGCACAGAGAAACTGATGTTTCTCGGTTCTTCCTGCATTTATCCTAAGCATGCACCACAGCCGTTGAGTGAGGATCGGCTGTTAACAGGACCGCTTGAGCCAACCAATGAGCCCTATGCGATTGCCAAGATCGCTGGTCTGAAACTGGCCGAAGCCTATCGCAGCCAATACGGCTCCGATTTCGTTTGCGTGATGCCGACAAATCTCTACGGGCAGGGAGACAACTATCATCCCGAATACAGCCACGTGGTCGCCGCGCTGATTCGCCGGTTTCATGATGCGAAGACTTCTGGCGCCAGCAACGTCGTGGTTTGGGGTACCGGTACCCCACGCCGGGAATTCCTCTTTGTTGATGATCTTGCGGACGCATGCATTCATTTGATGAAGATCTACTCCAGCCATGAGCTGGTCAATATCGGTACCGGTGAGGACATCACGATCGCTGAGTTCGCGCGAGTGGTTGCCGCCGCAGTTGGATATATCGGCGATATCAGTTTCGATTCATCGAGGCCCGATGGCACGCCACGCAAGTTGCTTGACGTCAGCCGCCTCGCCAAGCTTGGATGGCGCGCACAAACGACGCTCGAAGACGGAATCAAGCGGGCCTATCGGGCGTTCCTCTTAGAATCCAAATGA
- the gmd gene encoding GDP-mannose 4,6-dehydratase, which yields MAVQDPKRRVALITGVTGQDGAYLSEYLLGLGYIVHGIKRRSSSFNTSRVDHLYRDPHSGNVPFLLHYGDMTDSTNLVRLVQQIRPTEIYNLAAQSHVGVSFESPEYTANADAIGVLRLLEAIRILGMEKETRFYQASTSELYGLVQEVPQKETTPFYPRSPYGVAKLYGYWITVNYREAYGIYASNGILFNHESPIRGETFVTRKITRGVARIEAGLEESLYLGNLEAKRDWGHARDYVEGMHKILQAEAPEDFVLATGETHSVREFVELAFAEVGRRIEWRGKGVEETGVECKSGKTLVRIDPTYFRPTEVDLLIGDASKAHRKLGWKPKTTFAELVREMVIADIAMTQREVANGKNTV from the coding sequence ATGGCGGTACAGGATCCAAAACGACGCGTTGCGCTGATTACTGGTGTCACTGGCCAGGACGGCGCATATCTCTCCGAATATTTGCTGGGCCTCGGTTATATCGTCCATGGCATCAAGCGGCGATCGTCGTCTTTCAACACTTCGCGGGTCGATCACCTTTACAGGGATCCCCATTCCGGCAACGTGCCGTTCTTGCTTCATTACGGCGACATGACAGATTCAACCAATTTGGTCCGGCTGGTGCAGCAGATCAGGCCGACCGAGATCTATAACCTCGCCGCGCAGAGCCACGTCGGTGTGAGTTTCGAGAGCCCGGAATATACCGCCAATGCCGACGCGATCGGCGTGCTGCGTCTGCTGGAAGCGATCCGAATTCTGGGCATGGAGAAGGAAACACGGTTCTATCAAGCCTCGACCTCTGAGCTGTACGGCCTTGTGCAGGAAGTCCCGCAGAAAGAAACGACCCCGTTCTATCCGCGGTCGCCCTACGGAGTCGCCAAGCTCTATGGCTACTGGATCACCGTAAACTATCGCGAAGCTTATGGCATTTATGCCTCGAACGGTATCCTATTCAATCACGAAAGCCCGATCCGCGGCGAGACTTTCGTGACGCGCAAGATCACGCGCGGCGTTGCCCGCATCGAAGCCGGACTAGAAGAGTCGCTTTACCTTGGAAATCTCGAGGCCAAGCGCGACTGGGGTCACGCCAGGGATTATGTCGAGGGTATGCATAAGATCCTGCAGGCAGAAGCGCCCGAAGATTTTGTGCTGGCAACCGGCGAGACCCACTCAGTGCGCGAATTCGTTGAACTGGCATTCGCCGAAGTCGGCCGCCGCATCGAGTGGCGCGGCAAGGGAGTCGAGGAAACCGGTGTCGAATGCAAGTCCGGCAAGACCCTTGTGCGGATTGATCCGACTTATTTTCGCCCGACCGAGGTCGATCTCTTGATCGGCGACGCCAGCAAGGCGCACCGCAAGCTCGGCTGGAAGCCTAAAACTACCTTTGCCGAACTTGTAAGGGAAATGGTGATAGCCGATATCGCAATGACCCAACGCGAGGTCGCCAATGGCAAGAATACCGTTTGA
- a CDS encoding branched-chain amino acid ABC transporter permease produces the protein MAGPSLIPSGDFRTTYAADTTIFPTTTSRNFAIAGIILVCFAPLVFSNYWLSISIQIGIFAIAALGLNILVGFTGQISIGHAAFFLFGAFTSAYISNTVPIPVFFAIPLAGVITALVGLIFGLPAARLKGLYLVIATLAAQYILLDFFSRADWFSGGSVPASANPFSIFGYTFRGDKQYFYVVLAYLVISFLLVTNLMRTRDGRALVAIRDHYLSAEIMGINLTKYRTLSFGLAAFFAGIAGALYAHYQLVVSNEGFGIERSILFLAMIIIGGTGSVMGTLMGTAFVVLLPESMEWLSSGLKGSAIDKALSLNNNITFLREITIGLIIIGFLMFEPDGLAHRWRQIKTYWKLYPFSH, from the coding sequence ATGGCTGGCCCTTCCCTCATCCCGTCCGGCGACTTCCGCACCACCTATGCGGCGGACACCACGATCTTTCCGACCACGACCAGTCGCAACTTTGCGATTGCCGGCATCATCCTGGTTTGTTTCGCGCCGCTGGTGTTCAGCAACTACTGGCTCAGCATATCGATCCAGATCGGCATCTTTGCCATTGCGGCGCTCGGCCTCAACATCCTGGTTGGATTCACCGGCCAGATCTCGATCGGCCACGCCGCGTTCTTCCTGTTCGGAGCCTTCACCTCGGCCTACATCTCCAACACTGTGCCGATCCCGGTGTTCTTCGCCATTCCGCTTGCGGGTGTCATCACCGCGCTGGTCGGGCTGATCTTCGGCCTGCCGGCGGCGCGGCTGAAGGGGCTTTATCTCGTCATCGCAACGCTCGCCGCGCAATACATCCTGCTGGATTTCTTCTCGCGCGCCGACTGGTTCTCCGGCGGCTCGGTGCCGGCCAGCGCCAATCCGTTCTCGATCTTCGGCTATACGTTCCGCGGCGATAAACAATATTTCTACGTGGTGCTGGCCTATCTCGTGATCAGTTTTCTGCTGGTGACCAACCTGATGCGCACCCGCGACGGCCGCGCGCTGGTCGCGATCCGCGATCATTATCTCTCCGCCGAGATCATGGGCATCAACCTTACCAAATACCGCACGCTGTCGTTCGGGCTCGCCGCCTTCTTCGCCGGCATCGCCGGCGCGCTGTACGCGCACTATCAGCTCGTCGTCTCCAATGAAGGTTTCGGCATCGAGCGCTCGATCCTGTTCCTGGCGATGATCATCATCGGCGGTACCGGATCGGTGATGGGCACGCTGATGGGTACCGCGTTCGTGGTGTTGCTGCCGGAATCGATGGAGTGGCTCAGCTCCGGCCTGAAGGGCAGCGCGATCGACAAGGCGCTGTCGCTCAACAACAACATCACCTTTTTGCGCGAGATCACGATCGGGCTGATCATCATCGGATTCCTGATGTTTGAGCCGGACGGGCTTGCGCATCGCTGGCGGCAGATCAAGACCTACTGGAAACTCTACCCGTTCTCGCATTGA